ACTGACCCGATAATTGCAGTACCATTCGCCTTCGCCGCTAGTGCTGAAGGGATCTTCCTAAAGGGTGGCAACTACCCTTTAACGATGAGACGGGAGGCGGTACGGAGTTGAGCTCGAAACGCGCTCGGTGTCATGCCGGTGTGGGCATGGAACTCCTTCACGAAAAGGGAGTAGCGGGAATATCCGGCTTCGGCGGCCAGGTTCTGGATCTTGTGATCCGTCTGGGACAGAAGGAATTTAGCGCGCTCCAGGTGGACCCGCCGGATTTCCTCTTTTGGGGTTCGACCCAACGACAGGCGGAATCGGCGTTCCATCGCCCGGCGTGACTGGGGGGCTGCTGCCAGCACATCGTGAACCGTGATGGGGCGGTGTGCCTGATCATGAATGAATCGAAGCGCTGCGGTGGTGTTGGGATCATCGCTGGCAACAATGTCAGTGGATCGGCGTGTGACGATGCCTGATGGTGCGACAAGAATAGGGCGTTTGGGGCGGGCTTCACCACGCATCAGATGGTCCAGCAGTTCCGCCGCCTGGAAACCGATGTTCCGCCCCTGAAGAATGACGCTGGAGAGCGGTGGCGCACTCAACAGGCAGGATGTCTCGTCGTTATCGGATCCAAGGACGGCGATATCATCCGGTACTCTCACTCCGAGCGTGTGGCAGGCTTGCAGGACGTCACGACCGCGCCGGTCATCGCAGGCGAAGACACCCAGTGGTCGCGGGAGCTTGCGCAACCAGGTTACTATGCGTTTGAATTCTTCAACCCACGTTTGCTGACGGCTATATTCCGGCATGAGATGACAGGAGACTCCGGCGGCCGTTCCTGCGGCTTGGAAGGTCGCTTGCTGTTGGGTTGCGTACATGCAGGCGTTGCGGCCGATGAAAGCCAGGTTGCGTAGCCCGCGATCCAGAAAGTAGCGTGCGGCCAAGGTTCCAATCATGCCGGCATGGGGCACCACACTGGGAATGGTGGTTGGAATGGACGAACTTACATTGACCGCGGGTAATCGGTGTTTATGAACCAGTGTCGGGAGATTGCCGTGCATCAATTGTCCGATGATGCCATGGGCATGCCAGTCCGTTACGGCGAGGCGCAGATAGGTTTGAACCGAGGGATGGTTGCAGGCTCCTTCGAAATAGAACTCCCAGTGCGGGGCGTGACTGTGTGCATAGTCCTGAATCCCTTCCACCACCTCGCGCCCGTAGCCACCACTGGTCAAAACAGCAAGAATAATGCGTTTTGTTTTCACGGAGAAAATTTAGCACGGTTGTTGGGCGTGCGCAAATGAATCATACGTACTCTGATTTTTAAGTATGCCCGGGATGTGACTGATGAGGTCAATTAGGTCGCAAAAAAGGGTTATGATATGTGCATTAATGGCGATGCCTGAGGCTAATAGATGGAGTCTGTGCGCAATAGTTATATATCAAAAACGCAATCAAGGTATGGTGGTTGCAGCCAGCTTGCGCCATCATGGTGATATCAATAAGGACATACATGAGACATTATTTGGCGAACGGATATATCATTGGGTTTGTGCTTTTGGTATCGCTGTTGGTTGTGAAACCTGCTGCTTTGGGAACAACATGGAACGTTCCCGGTGATTTCGCGACCATATCCAATGCCGTGAACTCGGCAACGGAC
This is a stretch of genomic DNA from bacterium. It encodes these proteins:
- a CDS encoding DNA-binding transcriptional regulator, with amino-acid sequence MKTKRIILAVLTSGGYGREVVEGIQDYAHSHAPHWEFYFEGACNHPSVQTYLRLAVTDWHAHGIIGQLMHGNLPTLVHKHRLPAVNVSSSIPTTIPSVVPHAGMIGTLAARYFLDRGLRNLAFIGRNACMYATQQQATFQAAGTAAGVSCHLMPEYSRQQTWVEEFKRIVTWLRKLPRPLGVFACDDRRGRDVLQACHTLGVRVPDDIAVLGSDNDETSCLLSAPPLSSVILQGRNIGFQAAELLDHLMRGEARPKRPILVAPSGIVTRRSTDIVASDDPNTTAALRFIHDQAHRPITVHDVLAAAPQSRRAMERRFRLSLGRTPKEEIRRVHLERAKFLLSQTDHKIQNLAAEAGYSRYSLFVKEFHAHTGMTPSAFRAQLRTASRLIVKG